A genomic segment from Nitrospinaceae bacterium encodes:
- the dctP gene encoding TRAP transporter substrate-binding protein DctP produces the protein MHLGKSISIKPFALLAAVLLAFITLAVPPPVLAAKKQVIKFASLAPEGTTWMRIMRKLDKDMRKATKKAVRFRIYPGGVSGNEKDVVRKLRIGQLHAAGFTGVGLGELLPAARLFELPFFFQSYEEVDAVHKALDPWYEAEFRKKGWVLLGWSEVGFAHFFSKNPIVASRDLAGQKVWMWEGDPLARAYFSAIGVRPIPLAVTDVLTSLQTGLIDTVYISPLGAIALQWFTKVRYISKVPMANVTGALIMSKRRFKRMTPGQQTLLLDKTRARMIELRRLTRSENERAIKAMTKRGLTLSPKPEASELAAMQRLGEKAREKLAGTLIPRELIERAGRAIAKMRGGK, from the coding sequence ATGCACCTTGGAAAATCAATATCTATAAAACCTTTTGCGCTACTCGCGGCTGTGCTGCTCGCGTTCATAACGCTTGCTGTGCCGCCACCGGTCCTTGCGGCGAAAAAACAGGTCATAAAATTCGCCAGCCTCGCCCCCGAGGGAACGACCTGGATGCGCATCATGCGCAAGCTGGACAAAGACATGCGTAAGGCCACGAAAAAGGCTGTGCGCTTTCGCATTTATCCGGGCGGGGTCTCGGGAAACGAGAAGGATGTTGTGCGCAAGCTGCGCATAGGCCAGCTCCACGCAGCCGGGTTCACCGGAGTGGGGCTGGGGGAGCTTCTGCCCGCTGCGCGTCTGTTTGAGCTGCCATTTTTCTTTCAAAGCTACGAGGAGGTGGACGCTGTCCACAAGGCGCTCGACCCCTGGTATGAAGCCGAATTCCGCAAAAAGGGTTGGGTTCTCCTGGGGTGGTCCGAAGTGGGTTTTGCCCATTTTTTCTCAAAAAATCCAATCGTCGCCAGCCGTGACCTCGCGGGGCAAAAGGTGTGGATGTGGGAGGGCGACCCCCTCGCACGGGCATATTTCAGTGCCATCGGCGTTCGGCCTATCCCACTGGCAGTAACAGACGTTCTCACATCGCTCCAGACAGGGCTTATCGACACTGTCTACATCAGCCCGCTCGGTGCGATTGCGCTCCAATGGTTCACCAAGGTGCGCTACATTTCCAAGGTACCGATGGCAAACGTCACCGGCGCCCTCATCATGAGCAAACGGCGATTCAAGCGCATGACGCCCGGCCAGCAAACGCTCCTGCTCGACAAGACGCGGGCCCGCATGATTGAGCTTCGCCGCCTCACCCGCTCCGAGAACGAGCGCGCGATCAAGGCGATGACAAAGCGCGGGCTCACCCTCTCGCCAAAGCCGGAGGCCTCCGAGCTTGCGGCGATGCAACGTTTGGGCGAAAAGGCGCGGGAAAAACTCGCAGGCACCCTCATTCCCCGCGAACTCATCGAACGCGCAGGGCGCGCCATCGCCAAAATGCGCGGCGGAAAGTAA
- a CDS encoding Zn-dependent alcohol dehydrogenase — translation MKAAVFYEPNKPLVIEEVEVSPPKEGEILVKMAAAGVCHSDHHAMTGEMPITTPVILGHEGAGVVEEVGPGVTSLKPGDHIVSVWRYACGTCEYCLIARPQLCPTSAIMRTNASLSDGTRRFKIGNTEIGHHLGVSTFAEYSVMSEKSALKIRDDMPLDMAAVVSCAVITGVGAVINAAQARPGESVAVFGAGGIGLNAIQGALLAGAEPIIAVDIMQNKLDMAKKFGATHFVNASDEDPVERIREITGGQGAHHAIEAIGNTEVTTQCFNAVRRGGTAVMIGITSPTSTAAIPTLDLVTQEKRLVGSLYGSSVPRQMVPRLIELYMAGKLNLDDLLTRSYPLDQINEAYDALLRGEVARSVIAYD, via the coding sequence ATGAAAGCAGCCGTCTTCTATGAGCCGAACAAACCACTGGTCATCGAGGAGGTTGAGGTCTCGCCCCCAAAAGAGGGCGAGATACTGGTGAAAATGGCGGCGGCGGGCGTTTGCCACAGCGACCACCACGCGATGACGGGCGAGATGCCCATCACCACCCCGGTCATTTTGGGCCACGAGGGCGCGGGCGTCGTCGAGGAGGTGGGCCCCGGTGTCACCTCCCTCAAGCCGGGCGACCACATAGTGAGTGTCTGGCGCTACGCATGTGGAACCTGCGAATACTGCCTCATCGCCCGGCCCCAGCTATGCCCCACGAGCGCCATCATGCGCACGAACGCCAGCCTCTCGGACGGCACGAGGCGCTTTAAAATAGGCAACACCGAAATTGGCCACCATCTGGGGGTTTCGACCTTCGCCGAATACTCGGTGATGAGCGAGAAATCCGCACTCAAGATTCGCGACGACATGCCGCTAGACATGGCCGCCGTGGTCAGTTGCGCGGTGATCACCGGTGTCGGCGCGGTCATCAACGCAGCCCAGGCCCGGCCTGGCGAGAGTGTCGCCGTTTTCGGTGCTGGCGGCATCGGCCTCAACGCCATCCAGGGGGCCCTTCTTGCCGGAGCCGAGCCGATCATCGCGGTCGACATTATGCAAAACAAACTCGATATGGCGAAAAAGTTCGGGGCCACCCACTTCGTCAACGCCTCGGACGAAGACCCGGTCGAGCGCATCCGTGAAATAACCGGCGGCCAGGGGGCGCATCATGCCATCGAGGCCATCGGCAACACCGAGGTGACGACACAATGCTTCAACGCCGTCCGGCGCGGGGGAACGGCGGTGATGATTGGCATCACCAGCCCCACCTCCACCGCCGCGATACCGACCCTGGACCTCGTCACCCAGGAAAAGCGGCTTGTCGGCTCGCTCTACGGCTCCTCGGTGCCGCGCCAGATGGTGCCGCGACTGATTGAGCTCTATATGGCGGGTAAGCTCAACCTCGATGATTTGCTCACGCGCTCGTATCCACTCGATCAAATCAACGAGGCCTATGACGCGCTCCTCCGGGGCGAAGTGGCTCGAAGCGTTATCGCCTACGATTGA
- a CDS encoding peroxidase — translation MSEGDATQDALDLKEDFREADIAPEEVAMLEYAEKITLAPWTVTEADVENLRSHGFDDVAILEIATVSAYRNYIARVANALGVELEDTKFADNPEARATMIEGLV, via the coding sequence GTGAGCGAGGGCGACGCGACGCAGGACGCACTGGATTTGAAGGAGGATTTCAGAGAGGCCGACATTGCTCCCGAGGAGGTGGCGATGCTTGAGTACGCCGAGAAAATCACGCTTGCCCCCTGGACCGTAACCGAGGCGGATGTCGAGAATTTGCGGTCTCATGGCTTTGACGATGTGGCGATACTGGAAATTGCCACTGTTTCGGCTTACCGAAATTACATCGCCCGGGTGGCGAATGCCCTCGGGGTCGAGCTTGAGGATACAAAATTCGCGGATAACCCTGAGGCCCGTGCCACCATGATCGAGGGGCTCGTTTAA
- a CDS encoding Gfo/Idh/MocA family oxidoreductase, which yields MSDKVRMAFVGLGRWSGMVAAGASKSSRAEVAAGLSRSPEKMDAFAENFGGIPAKSWETILADENIDAVVLTTPNSLHKPLAIEAARAGKHIIVEKPMALSAAECREMIEAAKEAGVVLAVGQNTRRSPRYRKAEELIRSGAIGEVALVEANQTRPQSYRIEGLWRNSRVESPGGPLASFSIHQIDSMNHLVGPVRRVSAFVSKLNGPAVPDDVMTAVLEFESGALGYLGGTMITPDRNYFQAHGTEGVIYLDVDGGECSIKRKDADTFEKLPMPDADEQLAISLAEQMDDFAGAILEGRESEVSGEVGMAAVAVMEAIVLSAEEGRPVEPGSL from the coding sequence ATGAGCGATAAAGTGAGAATGGCGTTCGTCGGGCTGGGCAGGTGGTCAGGCATGGTCGCTGCGGGTGCCAGCAAAAGCAGCCGGGCCGAGGTGGCCGCCGGCCTGTCGCGATCGCCTGAGAAAATGGATGCGTTTGCCGAGAACTTTGGCGGCATCCCGGCCAAATCCTGGGAGACGATTCTGGCTGATGAGAATATCGATGCGGTAGTGCTCACCACACCGAACAGCCTTCACAAGCCCCTGGCTATTGAGGCGGCCCGCGCTGGCAAGCACATCATTGTCGAGAAACCGATGGCGCTCTCTGCCGCCGAATGCAGGGAAATGATCGAGGCAGCCAAAGAGGCGGGCGTCGTATTGGCCGTGGGTCAGAACACCCGGCGCAGCCCCCGCTACCGGAAGGCTGAGGAACTTATTCGCTCGGGGGCGATTGGCGAGGTCGCCCTGGTCGAGGCCAACCAGACCAGACCCCAGAGCTATCGCATCGAGGGTCTCTGGCGGAATTCGCGGGTCGAGAGCCCGGGGGGACCACTGGCGAGTTTTTCCATCCATCAGATAGATTCCATGAACCATCTTGTTGGACCCGTGCGGCGAGTATCAGCTTTCGTGAGCAAGCTCAACGGCCCGGCCGTGCCGGACGACGTGATGACGGCGGTGCTTGAATTCGAGAGCGGGGCGCTCGGCTACCTGGGCGGGACGATGATTACCCCCGACAGAAATTACTTTCAGGCCCACGGCACCGAGGGCGTCATCTATCTCGACGTGGACGGGGGCGAGTGCTCGATTAAGCGAAAAGATGCGGACACCTTCGAGAAATTGCCGATGCCGGATGCCGATGAGCAACTGGCTATTTCTCTCGCCGAGCAGATGGACGATTTTGCGGGCGCCATTCTTGAGGGTAGAGAGTCTGAAGTTTCGGGCGAGGTGGGTATGGCAGCCGTCGCGGTTATGGAAGCCATTGTCCTCTCGGCCGAGGAGGGTCGGCCCGTTGAGCCAGGGAGCTTGTAG
- the thiS gene encoding sulfur carrier protein ThiS has translation MQIQVNGEAREVEAGSTVAALLDELGLDVSGLAVAVNMDIVRRGDYAATKFSEGDEIEIVRAVGGG, from the coding sequence ATGCAAATACAGGTGAACGGCGAGGCGAGGGAGGTCGAGGCGGGGAGCACGGTAGCTGCGCTTCTTGATGAACTCGGCCTCGATGTGAGCGGGCTCGCCGTTGCCGTTAACATGGACATCGTCCGCCGCGGTGATTACGCCGCGACAAAATTTTCCGAGGGCGATGAAATCGAAATTGTGCGCGCCGTGGGTGGCGGCTAG
- a CDS encoding thiazole synthase — protein MSSYEIGGKTFTSRLWVGSGKYPSFHVMRDAIEASGAEIVTVAIRRTDLNDDTKDGFWANFDKERCTILPNTAGCFDVKSAVTTARLGREATGSDFVKVEVIGDDKTLFPDNEGLLEACKILLDDGFIVLPYCIDDPIVCKKLEDMGCHAVMPLAAPIGSGMGIRNPYNLKIIMEQISIPVVVDAGVGTASDAAVALELGSTAVLMQTAIAGADDPVKMARAMRLGIEAGRLAYEAGRIPMKLYATASSPLEGVVGS, from the coding sequence ATGAGTAGCTACGAAATTGGGGGCAAAACGTTCACCTCCCGCCTCTGGGTGGGGTCTGGGAAATATCCGAGTTTTCACGTCATGCGCGATGCCATCGAGGCGAGCGGGGCCGAGATTGTCACCGTTGCCATCCGGCGCACGGATCTGAACGACGATACCAAGGACGGTTTCTGGGCGAATTTCGACAAGGAGCGCTGCACCATCCTGCCGAACACGGCAGGATGTTTCGACGTGAAGAGCGCGGTGACGACGGCGCGGCTCGGCCGGGAGGCGACGGGCTCGGATTTTGTGAAGGTCGAGGTCATCGGCGATGACAAAACGCTGTTTCCCGACAACGAGGGTTTGCTTGAGGCGTGCAAGATTCTGCTCGACGATGGTTTTATCGTTCTTCCCTATTGCATCGATGACCCGATTGTCTGCAAAAAACTAGAAGATATGGGCTGCCACGCGGTTATGCCACTGGCGGCGCCAATTGGCTCAGGGATGGGCATTCGAAATCCCTATAATCTCAAGATCATCATGGAGCAAATTTCAATCCCCGTGGTTGTCGATGCCGGTGTGGGTACGGCCTCGGACGCTGCTGTGGCGCTAGAGCTTGGCTCGACGGCGGTGCTTATGCAGACGGCCATTGCGGGAGCTGACGATCCGGTAAAAATGGCACGGGCGATGCGCCTTGGCATCGAGGCGGGGCGGTTGGCCTACGAGGCGGGCCGGATTCCGATGAAACTCTACGCGACGGCCTCAAGCCCGCTTGAGGGCGTGGTCGGCTCATAG
- the thiE gene encoding thiamine phosphate synthase, translated as MSGALDSLYLITDRNAPPSGDLLAALKSALEGGVRLVQFREKDLPAPKRLALGREVMALARALGARIIVNGDPALADELGAAGVHLGKSSLPVGEVRATYSGLIGYSAHSGGEAAEAFAAGADFVTLSPVFPPTSKAASGPILGLEGFRFDVQACGGPVYALGGVSARNAAACIEAGAHGVALIGAILGAPDPARAADEIIRALGVNFG; from the coding sequence GTGAGCGGCGCTCTCGATTCCCTCTATCTCATCACTGACAGGAATGCGCCCCCTTCGGGGGATTTGCTGGCGGCGCTCAAAAGCGCGCTTGAGGGCGGGGTGCGTCTTGTTCAGTTTCGGGAAAAAGATTTGCCTGCACCCAAGCGGCTGGCGCTGGGCCGCGAGGTGATGGCGCTGGCCAGGGCGTTAGGCGCGCGGATTATCGTCAATGGCGATCCAGCGCTGGCAGATGAACTTGGAGCGGCGGGCGTTCATCTTGGAAAATCTAGCTTGCCTGTTGGTGAGGTCCGCGCCACCTATAGCGGCCTTATCGGTTATTCGGCTCACAGCGGAGGCGAGGCGGCAGAGGCCTTCGCGGCGGGGGCTGATTTTGTCACGCTGAGTCCGGTTTTTCCGCCAACGAGCAAAGCGGCATCGGGCCCAATTTTAGGCCTTGAGGGATTTCGCTTTGACGTTCAGGCCTGCGGCGGACCCGTCTATGCGCTTGGCGGGGTTTCCGCCCGTAATGCTGCCGCCTGCATCGAGGCAGGGGCCCACGGGGTCGCACTGATAGGCGCCATTCTTGGCGCTCCCGACCCTGCGCGTGCCGCCGACGAAATTATCAGAGCGCTCGGTGTGAATTTTGGGTAA
- the acs gene encoding acetate--CoA ligase, which translates to MKFDTLLVENRVFKPHKEFSKNAHIKSMAAYRKMYNESVKSPAKFWGKVANEFHWFKKWTKVLEWKEPHAKWFVGGTTNISYNCLDRHLTTWRKNKAAIIWEGEPGESRTLTYQELHREVCKFANSMKNVGIKKGDRVLIYMPQTPEAAIAMLACARIGAPHSVVFAGFSAISLKDRIQDAQATAVLTADGGWRRGNVVPLKASTDEAIEDCPSVKHVIVLKRTGTDVPMKKGRDHWWHDLMENASSDCPAAKLDSEHPLYILYTSGTTGKPKGIVHTTGGYMCGTYLTSKYVFDLKDEDTYWCTADIGWVTGHSYIVYGPLLNGATSVMYEGAPNHPGPGRFWEIVEKYKVNIFYTAPTAIRAFMKWGDEHPKSCDLSSLRLLGTVGEPINPEAWMWYHTVIGNKKCPIVDTWWQTETGAIMLTPLPGATPTKPGTATLPFFGVVPDVVTPDGKSVGPEGGGLLVIKKPWPSMLRTIWGDDKRYRKTYWSDVKGCYFTGDGARRDKDGYIWIMGRVDDVINIAGHRLGTMEVESALVAHPDVAEAACVGVPHEIKGESIAAFVTMKGENKKNPALEKELGQWVVKQIGAIARPDYMRFTGALPKTRSGKIMRRLLRDIASGADQVGDTTTLEDVSVLQSLQQYQDG; encoded by the coding sequence ATGAAGTTCGATACCCTTTTGGTCGAAAACCGGGTTTTCAAGCCCCATAAAGAATTTTCAAAAAACGCACACATCAAGTCCATGGCCGCCTACCGGAAAATGTATAACGAGTCGGTCAAGTCTCCGGCGAAATTCTGGGGCAAGGTGGCGAACGAGTTCCATTGGTTCAAAAAATGGACGAAGGTTCTTGAGTGGAAGGAGCCCCACGCCAAATGGTTCGTGGGCGGGACGACGAACATCTCCTACAACTGCCTGGACCGCCATCTCACCACTTGGCGCAAAAACAAGGCGGCTATTATTTGGGAAGGGGAGCCGGGTGAATCACGCACCCTTACCTACCAGGAACTCCACCGCGAGGTGTGCAAGTTCGCCAATTCGATGAAAAATGTGGGCATCAAGAAGGGCGACCGGGTTCTCATTTACATGCCCCAGACGCCCGAGGCGGCAATCGCTATGCTCGCCTGCGCCCGGATTGGTGCACCGCATAGCGTTGTCTTCGCCGGCTTCAGCGCCATCTCGCTTAAAGATCGCATTCAGGACGCCCAGGCGACTGCCGTGCTCACCGCCGACGGCGGCTGGCGTCGCGGAAATGTGGTCCCGCTCAAGGCGAGCACTGATGAGGCGATTGAGGATTGCCCGTCGGTTAAGCACGTCATCGTCCTGAAGCGGACTGGCACCGATGTTCCGATGAAAAAGGGCCGCGACCACTGGTGGCATGACCTGATGGAAAATGCTTCGAGCGATTGTCCGGCTGCAAAGCTTGATAGCGAGCACCCGCTCTACATCCTCTACACGAGCGGCACGACAGGAAAGCCAAAGGGCATCGTCCACACCACGGGCGGCTATATGTGCGGCACCTATCTGACCTCAAAATATGTTTTTGACCTGAAAGATGAGGACACATATTGGTGTACGGCGGACATCGGATGGGTGACCGGACACAGCTACATCGTCTATGGCCCGCTATTAAACGGTGCGACCTCTGTCATGTACGAGGGGGCGCCCAATCACCCGGGCCCCGGCCGCTTCTGGGAGATTGTCGAAAAGTACAAGGTCAATATCTTCTACACCGCGCCGACGGCCATCCGAGCATTTATGAAGTGGGGCGATGAGCATCCGAAAAGCTGCGATCTTTCATCCCTGCGCCTTCTTGGCACGGTGGGCGAGCCCATCAATCCCGAGGCCTGGATGTGGTACCACACCGTAATTGGAAATAAAAAATGCCCTATCGTTGATACCTGGTGGCAGACCGAGACGGGTGCAATCATGCTCACCCCATTGCCGGGTGCGACGCCCACCAAGCCGGGCACGGCAACACTGCCGTTCTTTGGTGTCGTTCCCGATGTGGTGACACCGGACGGAAAATCGGTTGGCCCCGAGGGGGGTGGGCTACTCGTCATCAAGAAACCATGGCCCTCGATGTTGAGAACGATTTGGGGCGATGACAAACGCTACCGCAAGACATACTGGAGTGACGTGAAGGGCTGCTACTTCACCGGAGACGGCGCCCGCAGGGACAAGGATGGCTACATCTGGATAATGGGCCGGGTGGATGACGTGATTAACATTGCGGGCCACCGCCTTGGCACGATGGAGGTCGAAAGCGCTCTCGTGGCGCACCCGGATGTGGCCGAGGCCGCATGCGTTGGCGTTCCGCACGAGATCAAGGGCGAGAGCATCGCTGCCTTTGTCACCATGAAGGGGGAGAACAAAAAGAACCCGGCTCTCGAAAAAGAGTTGGGCCAGTGGGTGGTCAAGCAGATAGGTGCGATTGCCCGTCCCGACTACATGCGCTTCACGGGGGCGCTCCCCAAGACGCGGAGCGGTAAGATCATGCGGCGCCTTTTGCGCGATATCGCCTCGGGAGCCGATCAGGTGGGCGACACCACCACGCTTGAGGACGTTTCTGTTCTTCAGAGCCTTCAGCAATATCAAGACGGGTAA
- a CDS encoding SGNH/GDSL hydrolase family protein yields the protein MSGGKYALFAVLVVIISTAALLATFLAGDLYFHYKLQAKGMYNIWGYRGSSVGPKKKGEFRIAVLGGSSALGYGTPLGHSFPANLERAFNKNPRRKGGPESYKIVNLAWNNEGAHSYIHTLKDYTYLDYDAVIIYTGYNDLGGKNLAVFRHKSPIFRLTGYLPLLPTMMLDKAKTLQFGLGIGEINLGKRRTNFTPSVMDQTKATALNIGGQIALSLEEQLGGLTNPGQIKIMAGDTDCGERWTFYCSEIKPALHFALNNGLPVAIVTQPYISDKHVEQQKTLVNMLRRRYGDNPRLLHINLGRAVDLKDRKLSFDGMHLTSRGNEIISKNLIAPLTRFFARAS from the coding sequence ATGAGCGGGGGAAAATACGCGCTATTCGCCGTGTTGGTGGTCATAATCTCCACCGCAGCATTGCTCGCCACATTCTTGGCAGGCGATCTGTACTTTCACTACAAGCTTCAAGCGAAGGGCATGTACAACATTTGGGGCTATCGGGGGTCATCAGTCGGGCCGAAAAAGAAAGGTGAATTTCGAATCGCTGTCCTCGGTGGAAGCTCAGCGCTCGGCTACGGAACACCTTTGGGTCACTCATTTCCGGCCAATCTTGAGCGGGCATTCAACAAAAATCCCCGGAGAAAGGGAGGTCCCGAATCCTACAAAATCGTCAACCTTGCCTGGAACAATGAGGGAGCGCATTCCTATATCCATACCCTCAAAGACTACACCTATCTGGACTACGATGCCGTGATCATCTACACGGGCTACAATGACCTCGGAGGCAAAAACCTCGCTGTCTTCAGGCACAAATCTCCCATTTTCCGGTTGACGGGCTATTTACCCCTTCTACCAACGATGATGCTAGACAAAGCCAAAACCCTCCAGTTCGGACTCGGAATCGGCGAAATTAATCTCGGGAAGAGGCGAACCAACTTTACACCAAGCGTCATGGACCAAACCAAAGCTACCGCTCTGAATATAGGGGGGCAAATCGCTCTCTCGCTAGAAGAGCAACTCGGAGGACTAACTAATCCAGGCCAAATTAAGATAATGGCAGGAGACACCGATTGCGGTGAGAGATGGACATTTTACTGCAGCGAAATCAAGCCAGCGCTACACTTCGCTCTTAATAATGGATTACCTGTCGCTATCGTCACCCAGCCATATATCTCCGACAAACATGTCGAGCAACAAAAAACTTTAGTCAACATGCTGAGGCGGCGCTATGGCGATAACCCCAGACTCCTTCACATCAACCTTGGGCGGGCGGTGGACCTCAAAGACCGAAAATTGTCCTTCGACGGCATGCACCTCACATCCCGAGGCAACGAAATCATTTCGAAAAATCTTATCGCTCCGCTGACCCGTTTTTTTGCGCGAGCAAGCTAG
- a CDS encoding MOSC domain-containing protein, which translates to MMKLLSVNVAKPRAVFHNDQPVHTGIFKIPVKGRAMMRSLNIDGDGQADLKNHGGEYKAVYTYDIQNYAHWEKELRRDDFTFGQFGENLTTEGMTEDEVFIGDIFRIGGAVAEVSQPRNPCFKLGISMADKSFVGKFFNSGLLGIYLRVIEEGEIGAGDAIERIEAGPEQITVREMARLRNFGEGDLELTRRALRISALAPEIKEQFKIRLEKENQPTKDAE; encoded by the coding sequence ATGATGAAGCTTCTCTCCGTCAACGTCGCTAAACCCCGGGCGGTTTTTCACAATGATCAGCCTGTCCACACCGGAATTTTCAAAATACCCGTCAAGGGTCGCGCAATGATGCGAAGCCTTAACATCGACGGCGACGGACAGGCGGACCTCAAAAATCACGGCGGGGAATACAAGGCTGTCTACACCTACGACATCCAAAACTACGCGCACTGGGAAAAAGAACTCCGGCGAGACGATTTTACTTTTGGCCAGTTTGGCGAAAACCTTACCACTGAGGGTATGACTGAGGATGAAGTATTCATTGGCGATATTTTTCGAATCGGGGGCGCGGTGGCTGAGGTGAGCCAGCCTCGAAACCCTTGCTTTAAGCTCGGGATTTCAATGGCGGACAAGAGCTTCGTTGGTAAATTTTTCAATAGCGGGTTGCTCGGAATTTATCTCCGCGTTATCGAAGAAGGGGAAATCGGCGCTGGCGACGCCATCGAGCGCATCGAGGCAGGACCCGAGCAAATTACTGTCCGAGAAATGGCCCGGCTTAGAAATTTCGGCGAAGGTGATTTGGAATTAACGAGGCGGGCATTGCGCATCTCCGCTCTCGCACCAGAGATTAAAGAACAATTCAAAATTCGTTTGGAAAAAGAAAATCAACCAACCAAAGATGCCGAATGA
- the recN gene encoding DNA repair protein RecN, which translates to MLRLMRISDFAIIDSLEVSFGAGLNVLTGETGAGKSIIFEALHLTLGGRASADLVRSGAKDAVVESLFELPDTPGGAAARATLEEAGIDISKEGELIVRRKISASGRSRIYLNGALSTAATLSSIADALVNIHGQHAQQTLLKPSAHLGLLDDFAGLSDERSALGHLAAELREVEAELETHRTGARERAQRADLLRFQVEELDRAAISSGELEEIEAELPRLRNAGRLGALGQGIYEMLYGAEGSVIEQLGESIRNLEQLVELDPSQAPLQEMAASARAEVESLADSVRDYFGGIELDPERLEILEVRRTLLRELVRKYGNDEEECLEYLNNARSELSAISDEEGTEAHLLEASEKLRSEVSRRCHVISQKRQKTSTDLDKGMKKAMADLGLSDAVLETKVSQHAALEGAVEIKGERFELRSGGIDMCEFFFSPNAGETPRPLARIASGGELSRLMLALESVLRRGDMIPTLIFDEVDAGIGGGIAEVVGRKLQEVSADHQVLVITHLPQVACLGDQHFRIEKHTASGRTATSIEPIEGEARIEEIARMGAGLEVTAAAIKHAEEMLKAGKRKIETTA; encoded by the coding sequence ATGCTTCGATTAATGCGAATCTCGGATTTCGCAATCATCGACTCGCTTGAGGTGAGCTTCGGAGCGGGACTGAACGTACTTACTGGCGAGACCGGCGCGGGAAAATCAATCATATTCGAAGCCCTTCACCTCACCCTCGGCGGCAGGGCAAGCGCCGATCTCGTCCGCTCGGGCGCAAAAGACGCCGTAGTCGAGAGTCTTTTCGAGCTTCCCGACACACCCGGCGGGGCCGCTGCCCGCGCTACACTTGAGGAAGCTGGCATCGACATTTCCAAAGAGGGTGAATTGATCGTGCGCCGAAAAATTTCTGCAAGCGGGAGGAGTCGCATATATCTGAACGGAGCCCTCTCGACTGCCGCAACGCTTTCCTCTATCGCCGACGCTCTAGTCAACATCCACGGTCAGCACGCCCAGCAAACCCTCCTGAAACCCTCGGCGCATTTGGGCCTTCTCGACGATTTCGCTGGGCTCTCCGATGAGAGATCCGCTCTGGGGCACCTTGCCGCCGAACTTAGGGAAGTGGAGGCCGAATTAGAGACACACCGCACAGGAGCAAGAGAGCGTGCCCAGCGCGCCGACCTTCTCCGATTTCAAGTCGAGGAGCTTGATCGCGCCGCAATTTCGTCAGGCGAACTCGAAGAGATCGAAGCCGAGCTTCCCCGCCTTCGCAACGCTGGGCGCCTCGGCGCCCTCGGCCAGGGTATATATGAAATGCTTTATGGGGCAGAAGGTTCGGTCATCGAACAACTTGGTGAATCCATTCGAAATTTAGAGCAACTTGTCGAGTTGGATCCCTCGCAGGCCCCTCTACAAGAGATGGCCGCCTCCGCGCGGGCCGAAGTGGAATCGCTTGCCGACTCGGTGCGAGATTATTTCGGCGGTATCGAGCTCGACCCCGAGCGCCTCGAAATCCTTGAAGTCAGGCGAACCCTTCTCCGCGAACTCGTACGTAAATACGGCAACGATGAAGAAGAGTGTCTCGAATATCTAAATAACGCCCGCTCGGAGCTTTCCGCCATTTCGGATGAAGAGGGCACAGAGGCCCACCTTCTAGAAGCGTCCGAGAAATTGCGGAGCGAAGTCTCTCGCCGATGCCATGTCATCTCCCAAAAACGCCAGAAAACCTCGACTGATCTCGATAAAGGGATGAAAAAAGCAATGGCCGATCTTGGCTTGAGCGACGCAGTTCTTGAGACCAAGGTTTCCCAACACGCCGCCCTCGAAGGGGCCGTTGAGATCAAGGGCGAGCGGTTCGAACTGCGCTCGGGGGGCATCGACATGTGCGAGTTCTTCTTCTCCCCGAACGCAGGCGAGACACCGCGCCCGCTGGCACGAATTGCCTCGGGCGGAGAGCTGTCCCGCCTCATGCTTGCGCTCGAATCCGTCCTCCGGCGCGGCGACATGATACCCACCTTGATTTTCGATGAAGTGGACGCTGGCATCGGCGGTGGAATAGCCGAGGTCGTAGGCAGAAAGCTCCAGGAAGTCTCTGCAGATCATCAAGTCCTCGTCATCACCCACCTTCCCCAGGTTGCCTGCCTGGGCGACCAACATTTCCGGATCGAAAAGCATACCGCCTCGGGACGCACCGCCACCTCTATCGAGCCAATTGAAGGAGAGGCCCGCATCGAGGAAATTGCGCGCATGGGCGCCGGACTCGAAGTGACCGCAGCAGCCATCAAACACGCCGAGGAAATGCTAAAGGCTGGAAAAAGAAAGATTGAAACTACGGCTTAA